From a region of the Streptomyces sp. B21-083 genome:
- a CDS encoding glycoside hydrolase family 2 protein, whose amino-acid sequence MSRRRVLQGAAAGMGAVTLPMDGAASKAQVEAAERQTFSLNLDWRFIRSNVAGAERTTFDDSGWAVVSVPHTYNDVDSFDNWIGSSGESSVAMQPTWYRKRFQLPAEQAGHKVILELEGIRQAATVHLNGVLIGSYEAGVTPFGFDLTDEVLFGADNVLAICADNTKWRPEVATGMPFQWDTRDFNPTFGGLTRNVILHVVPRTHFTLPLHSNLGTMGTYVYPTAVNVSGHTATINAEAQITNDENRSRTLSVSAEVLDGQGVSVGSLPASTVTLAAGTSHVVKVGSRISGLTFWSPSYPALYTVRLTLAEGETVVDTYTVRTGFRKAEFRGGASTGGVYINDKQIFLTGYAQRATNEWAVLGDAVPEWLRDHDGRLIRESNANLIRWMHIAAQPANIRMADRYGLVSVQPAGDKEADATGVQWDQRLAAMRDVMIYFRNSPSIMFWESGNNWLTADHQQQMRALKQTWDPSGMRAIGSRATSDNSAYGGTAAVDQCEYIGTMLNRHYSDYARDRMPLIESEFTRDEAPRRVWDNVSPPDFGYLTGPDVTYHWTSEDFAATVAASTRHEFWSQRIQGPGNSRYSGAAALTWADSNQHGRQYNWETCRLSGRVDSVRVPKETYYTHRVMQSPTPDLHIVGHWTYPSGTVKTVYVMAAGVARVDLLVNGRSVGTSTSPQYDFLHTFTDVAWQSGTITAIGYDSAGTELFRAQKQTTGPAVALRLTAHVSPDGLKADGADVAMIDVEAVDSAGRRVPTDQARVDFTVTGPAKLLGGHNAGIPYSVFQSYVSTEAGINRVFVRVTRTAGAITVRATRAGLAGAAVMVTSTPVTTTGGLTERPAP is encoded by the coding sequence GTGAGCAGAAGGCGTGTGCTGCAGGGGGCCGCCGCAGGCATGGGCGCGGTAACCCTGCCGATGGACGGTGCAGCCTCGAAGGCGCAGGTCGAGGCAGCCGAGCGGCAGACTTTCAGCCTGAATCTCGACTGGCGGTTCATCAGGTCGAATGTCGCCGGCGCCGAACGGACCACGTTCGACGACTCCGGGTGGGCCGTGGTCAGCGTGCCGCACACCTACAACGACGTGGACTCCTTCGACAACTGGATCGGCAGCTCGGGCGAGTCCTCGGTGGCGATGCAGCCGACGTGGTACCGCAAGCGCTTTCAGTTACCGGCCGAGCAGGCGGGCCACAAGGTGATCCTGGAACTGGAGGGCATCCGCCAAGCGGCCACGGTCCACCTGAACGGCGTCCTGATCGGCAGCTACGAGGCCGGAGTCACCCCGTTCGGGTTCGACCTCACCGACGAAGTCCTGTTCGGCGCCGACAACGTGCTCGCCATCTGCGCGGACAACACCAAGTGGCGGCCCGAGGTCGCGACCGGGATGCCCTTCCAGTGGGACACCCGGGACTTCAACCCCACCTTCGGCGGTCTCACCAGGAACGTCATCCTGCACGTCGTACCCAGGACCCACTTCACGCTCCCGCTCCACAGCAACCTCGGCACCATGGGCACCTACGTCTATCCGACGGCCGTCAACGTGTCCGGCCACACCGCGACGATCAACGCGGAAGCGCAGATCACCAACGACGAGAACCGATCCCGGACGCTGTCGGTGTCGGCCGAAGTCCTCGACGGACAGGGCGTGTCGGTGGGATCGCTGCCCGCCTCGACGGTCACGCTGGCTGCCGGCACGAGTCATGTCGTCAAGGTCGGCAGCCGGATCAGCGGGCTCACCTTCTGGTCACCGTCGTACCCCGCCCTCTACACCGTGCGACTGACGCTCGCGGAGGGGGAGACGGTCGTCGACACGTACACGGTCCGTACCGGCTTCCGGAAGGCCGAGTTCCGTGGCGGGGCGAGCACCGGCGGCGTCTACATCAATGACAAGCAGATCTTCCTCACCGGGTACGCGCAGCGCGCCACCAACGAATGGGCGGTGCTCGGCGACGCCGTGCCCGAATGGCTGCGTGACCACGACGGCCGGCTCATCCGGGAGAGCAACGCCAACCTGATCCGCTGGATGCACATCGCCGCGCAGCCCGCGAACATCCGGATGGCCGACCGGTACGGACTGGTGTCGGTCCAGCCCGCCGGGGACAAGGAGGCCGACGCCACCGGCGTGCAGTGGGACCAGCGTCTCGCGGCCATGCGGGATGTGATGATCTACTTCCGCAACAGTCCCAGCATCATGTTCTGGGAGTCCGGCAACAACTGGCTGACCGCCGACCACCAGCAGCAGATGCGGGCGCTGAAGCAGACCTGGGACCCCAGCGGCATGCGCGCGATCGGCTCCCGGGCCACCTCCGACAACTCCGCCTACGGGGGCACGGCGGCCGTGGACCAGTGCGAGTACATCGGCACGATGCTCAACCGCCACTACAGCGACTACGCCCGCGACCGCATGCCGCTCATCGAGTCCGAGTTCACCCGCGACGAGGCCCCCCGCCGCGTCTGGGACAACGTCTCCCCACCGGACTTCGGCTACCTCACCGGCCCGGACGTCACCTACCACTGGACCTCGGAGGACTTCGCCGCCACCGTCGCCGCGAGCACCCGACACGAGTTCTGGAGCCAGCGCATCCAAGGCCCCGGAAACAGCCGCTACTCCGGCGCGGCGGCTCTGACCTGGGCGGACTCCAACCAGCACGGCCGCCAGTACAACTGGGAGACATGCCGCCTCTCCGGCCGCGTCGACTCGGTCCGCGTCCCCAAGGAGACCTACTACACCCACCGCGTCATGCAGAGCCCCACCCCCGACCTGCACATCGTCGGCCACTGGACCTACCCGTCCGGCACGGTGAAGACGGTGTACGTCATGGCCGCCGGCGTCGCCCGGGTGGACCTGCTGGTCAACGGCAGATCGGTCGGTACGTCGACCTCCCCGCAGTACGACTTCCTGCACACCTTCACCGACGTCGCCTGGCAGTCCGGCACGATCACCGCGATCGGTTACGACTCGGCCGGCACCGAACTGTTCCGCGCCCAGAAACAGACGACGGGCCCCGCCGTCGCCCTCCGCCTCACGGCGCACGTCTCACCAGACGGTCTGAAGGCCGACGGCGCCGACGTGGCGATGATCGACGTCGAGGCGGTGGACTCGGCGGGCCGCCGCGTACCGACCGACCAGGCCCGGGTGGACTTCACGGTCACCGGCCCGGCGAAACTGCTCGGCGGTCACAACGCGGGCATCCCGTACAGCGTGTTCCAGTCCTACGTGAGCACGGAAGCGGGCATCAACAGAGT
- a CDS encoding ArsR/SmtB family transcription factor, with translation MGHGAVVTAQDATERVRLDADNVAKVATTLQALSTPSRLLILARLREGPLPATELAAEVGMEQSACSHQLRLLRNLGLVVGERRGRSVVYTLHDHHVAELLDQAVYHVEHLRLGLSDTDADSETGIAG, from the coding sequence ATGGGTCATGGAGCCGTCGTCACCGCGCAGGACGCCACCGAGCGCGTACGCCTCGACGCGGACAATGTCGCGAAGGTGGCCACCACCCTCCAGGCCCTGTCCACGCCCTCCCGCCTGCTGATCCTGGCCCGGCTGCGCGAAGGCCCACTCCCCGCCACGGAGTTGGCGGCCGAGGTGGGCATGGAGCAGTCCGCGTGTTCGCACCAACTTCGGCTGCTGCGCAACCTGGGCCTGGTCGTCGGCGAGCGCCGCGGGCGTTCGGTGGTGTACACGCTGCACGACCACCATGTCGCCGAGCTTCTCGACCAGGCGGTCTACCACGTGGAGCACCTACGGCTCGGCCTGAGCGACACGGACGCCGACAGCGAGACAGGCATCGCGGGCTGA
- a CDS encoding SulP family inorganic anion transporter produces the protein MRRAAHAWGPVRSLLPVRADVEAMTRDPRRDLLAGLTVAIVALPLALGFGVSSGLGAAAGLATAVVAGALAAMFGGSNLQVSGPTGAMTVVLVPIVAQYGPGGVLTVGLLAGLLLIGLALARAGKYMRYVPAPVVEGFTLGIACVIGLQQLPNALGVARPEGDKVLAVAWRAVEAFVRHPNWTAFALAVGVALVMLLGARWRPTVPFSIVAVIVATVLAQVLGLDAATPIGDLPAGLPAPSLAFLDLSALSSLLAPAVAVAALAALESLLSATVADGMTVGQQHDPDRELFGQGIANLAAPLFGGVPATAAIARTAVNVRTGAGSRLAALTHALVLAVIVFAAAPLVSKIPLAALAGVLLATAIRMVEVGSLRAMARATRSDALILVLTAFATLALDLVYAVIIGLVVAGALALRAVAQQARLDEVPLDRGDHSAEEHALLAEHIVAYRIDGPLFFAAAHRFLLELTDVADVRVLILRMSRVSTMDATGALMLKDAVQKLNRRGIVVMFSGIRPGQRQVLDSVGLLDLLRQTGREYGTTPEAIQGARAHLESTGVLSAVPAPRSRPGTTVRAARSTRTAESTDNSTDNSTENSGEAAR, from the coding sequence ATGCGTCGAGCAGCCCACGCCTGGGGTCCGGTGCGATCCCTGCTGCCCGTCCGCGCCGATGTCGAGGCGATGACCCGTGATCCGCGTCGCGATCTCCTCGCCGGGTTGACCGTGGCGATCGTGGCACTCCCCCTCGCGCTCGGCTTCGGAGTCTCCTCCGGCCTCGGTGCGGCGGCGGGGCTGGCGACCGCGGTGGTCGCGGGCGCGCTGGCCGCCATGTTCGGCGGATCGAACCTGCAGGTGTCGGGGCCGACCGGGGCGATGACCGTCGTCCTCGTCCCGATAGTCGCCCAGTACGGGCCGGGCGGTGTACTGACCGTCGGACTCCTGGCCGGGCTGCTGCTGATCGGGCTCGCTCTGGCCCGGGCGGGCAAGTACATGCGGTACGTGCCCGCCCCTGTCGTCGAGGGCTTCACACTCGGCATCGCCTGCGTGATCGGGCTGCAGCAGCTGCCGAACGCCCTGGGGGTGGCGCGGCCCGAGGGCGACAAGGTCCTCGCGGTCGCCTGGCGCGCCGTCGAGGCGTTCGTCCGCCATCCCAACTGGACGGCGTTCGCACTGGCCGTGGGTGTCGCGCTGGTCATGCTGCTCGGTGCGCGGTGGCGGCCGACCGTTCCGTTCTCGATCGTCGCGGTGATCGTCGCCACCGTGCTGGCACAGGTCCTCGGCCTGGACGCGGCGACGCCGATCGGAGATCTGCCCGCAGGCCTGCCCGCGCCCTCGCTGGCGTTCCTCGACCTGTCGGCGCTGTCCTCGCTGCTCGCCCCGGCTGTGGCCGTGGCCGCGCTGGCCGCGCTCGAGTCGCTGCTGTCGGCGACCGTCGCGGACGGCATGACGGTCGGTCAGCAGCACGATCCGGACCGGGAGCTGTTCGGGCAGGGCATCGCCAATCTCGCCGCCCCGCTGTTCGGCGGTGTCCCGGCCACGGCCGCGATCGCACGGACCGCTGTGAACGTCCGTACGGGCGCCGGTTCCCGCCTCGCCGCGCTCACCCATGCCCTGGTCCTCGCGGTGATCGTCTTCGCGGCGGCGCCGCTGGTCTCGAAGATCCCGCTCGCCGCGCTGGCGGGCGTCCTGCTGGCCACCGCGATCCGTATGGTCGAGGTCGGCTCACTGCGGGCGATGGCCAGGGCGACCCGTTCCGACGCGCTGATCCTGGTCCTGACCGCCTTCGCCACCCTCGCCCTCGACCTGGTGTACGCGGTGATCATCGGCCTGGTCGTCGCGGGCGCCCTCGCGCTCCGGGCCGTGGCCCAGCAGGCCCGCCTCGACGAGGTTCCGCTGGACCGGGGCGACCACAGTGCCGAGGAGCACGCCCTGCTCGCGGAGCACATCGTCGCCTACCGCATCGACGGGCCGCTGTTCTTCGCCGCCGCCCACCGTTTCCTGCTGGAGCTGACCGACGTGGCGGACGTACGGGTCCTGATCCTGCGAATGTCCCGGGTGTCGACCATGGACGCGACCGGTGCGCTGATGCTGAAGGACGCGGTCCAGAAGCTGAACCGGCGCGGCATCGTCGTCATGTTCTCCGGCATCCGTCCCGGCCAGCGCCAAGTCCTCGACTCCGTCGGCCTGTTGGACCTGCTACGACAGACGGGCCGTGAGTACGGCACCACCCCCGAGGCGATCCAGGGGGCGCGCGCTCACCTGGAGTCCACCGGAGTCCTGTCCGCCGTACCGGCGCCGAGGAGCAGGCCGGGCACCACGGTCAGGGCGGCCAGGAGCACACGCACGGCCGAGTCCACCGACAACAGCACCGACAACAGCACGGAGAACAGCGGGGAGGCGGCCCGATGA
- a CDS encoding ArsR/SmtB family transcription factor, producing MSTPLYQLKAEFFKTLGHPARIRVLELLSEREHAVAEMLPEVGIEPAHLSQQLAVLRRANLVVTRKEGSTVYYSLTSPYVAELLRVARVILSGVLTGQAELLADLRAAQGETRGTAKPPS from the coding sequence ATGAGCACGCCGCTCTACCAACTCAAGGCCGAGTTCTTCAAGACCCTCGGGCATCCGGCCCGTATCCGCGTCCTGGAGCTGCTGAGCGAACGTGAGCACGCGGTCGCGGAGATGCTGCCCGAGGTGGGCATCGAGCCCGCGCATCTCTCGCAGCAGCTGGCGGTGTTACGACGGGCCAACCTGGTCGTCACCCGCAAGGAGGGCTCGACCGTGTACTACTCGCTGACCAGCCCGTATGTGGCCGAACTGCTCCGGGTCGCGCGGGTCATCCTGTCCGGCGTGCTGACCGGACAGGCGGAACTGCTGGCCGACCTGCGGGCAGCCCAGGGGGAGACCCGAGGAACGGCGAAGCCACCGTCCTGA
- a CDS encoding O-acetyl-ADP-ribose deacetylase — protein sequence MTAITLVKGDITRQSADAIVNAANSSLLGGGGVDGAIHRRGGPEILAACRALRAGHYGKGLSVGRAVATTAGALDARWVIHTVGPRFLPEEDRSALLASCYRESLRVADELGARTVAFPAVSAGIYGWPMDDAARIAVETVRATETSVEEVRFVLFDDQAYEAFAGQVPN from the coding sequence ATGACCGCGATCACGCTTGTCAAGGGCGACATCACCCGACAGAGTGCCGACGCGATCGTCAACGCGGCGAACTCGTCACTCCTGGGTGGGGGAGGCGTCGACGGAGCGATCCACCGCAGAGGCGGCCCCGAGATCCTCGCGGCCTGCCGAGCCCTGCGCGCCGGGCACTACGGCAAGGGCCTGTCCGTCGGTCGAGCGGTCGCCACGACCGCCGGCGCACTGGACGCACGCTGGGTGATCCACACGGTGGGACCCCGATTCCTCCCCGAGGAGGACCGTTCGGCGCTGCTGGCCTCGTGCTACCGGGAATCGCTGCGGGTGGCCGACGAACTCGGCGCCCGCACGGTGGCGTTCCCGGCGGTCTCCGCCGGCATCTACGGCTGGCCGATGGACGACGCCGCTCGTATCGCGGTGGAGACCGTACGGGCCACGGAGACCTCGGTCGAGGAGGTGCGGTTCGTCCTCTTCGACGATCAGGCGTACGAGGCGTTCGCCGGGCAGGTCCCCAACTGA
- a CDS encoding methylated-DNA--[protein]-cysteine S-methyltransferase: MKQHTVIDSPYGLLTLVADDGVLCGLYMVDQRHRPAEENFGAREDTPFGETIEQLTAYFQGELKEFTLELRLSGSDFQCSVWEQLCRIPYGETRSYGELADTLGNPKASRAVGLANGRNPVGIIVPCHRVVGADGSLTGYGGGLERKQRLLDFERGPALF, translated from the coding sequence ATGAAGCAGCACACGGTCATCGACAGCCCGTACGGCCTCCTCACCCTCGTGGCCGACGACGGAGTCCTCTGCGGCCTCTACATGGTCGACCAGCGTCACCGCCCGGCCGAGGAGAACTTCGGCGCACGCGAGGACACTCCCTTCGGGGAGACGATCGAGCAGCTGACGGCCTATTTCCAGGGCGAGTTGAAGGAGTTCACCCTCGAACTCCGGCTCTCCGGCAGCGACTTCCAGTGCAGCGTCTGGGAGCAGCTGTGCCGTATCCCGTACGGCGAGACCCGCTCGTACGGTGAACTCGCCGACACCCTCGGCAACCCGAAGGCCTCCCGCGCCGTGGGACTCGCCAACGGCAGGAACCCGGTGGGCATCATCGTGCCGTGTCACCGCGTGGTCGGCGCCGACGGCAGCCTCACCGGATACGGGGGCGGCCTGGAACGCAAGCAGCGACTGCTGGACTTCGAACGGGGGCCGGCGCTCTTCTAG
- a CDS encoding heavy metal translocating P-type ATPase, giving the protein MCSCMVARVSVTLTPVPVVPSAPTPTAPRRRTRVLALPEARWAAAATALFLLALPLQLAGAPTWIWGTLYALAYATGGWEPGWEGLKALRERTLDVDLLMIVAALGAAAIGQVMDGALLIVIFATSGALEALATARTADSVRGLLDLAPATATRQDTEGGELTVPVAELTVGDTILVRPGERVGADGRVLDGVSEVDQATITGEPLPAPKEAGDEVFAGTLNGTGALRVRVERDAADSVIARIVRMVEEASETKAPTQLFIEKVEQRYSLGMVAATLAVFAVPLAFGTDLTDALLRAMTFMIVASPCAVVLATMPPLLSAIANAGRHGVLVKSAVVMERLAQVDTVALDKTGTLTEGTPRVTDVRPLPGSELSVPLSLAVGLVPARAGGLDEDGLLTLAAAAEQSSEHPLGRAVVDAARERGLALSVAEGFASTPGVGVTAVVDGRVVAVGAPERLLDGGEVTGGSATGLLVKEVEASGRTAILVVADNVPVGVLGLADRPRPGAAATVVALTELTGTAPVLLTGDNPRAAARLAAEVGIEDVRAGLLPQQKLDAVRELEASGRRVMVVGDGVNDAPALAAAHTGVAMGRAGSDLALETADAVVVRDELATVPAVIALARQARRLVAQNLMIAGVCIVGLVAWDLIGTLPLPLGVAGHEGSTVLVGLNGLRLLREAAWQDAVSR; this is encoded by the coding sequence ATGTGTTCCTGTATGGTGGCTCGGGTGTCTGTCACCCTCACCCCGGTTCCGGTCGTCCCGTCGGCCCCCACGCCAACCGCGCCCCGCCGCCGTACCCGTGTCCTGGCGCTCCCCGAAGCCCGATGGGCCGCCGCGGCCACCGCTCTGTTCCTGCTCGCGCTGCCCCTGCAGTTGGCCGGGGCGCCGACGTGGATCTGGGGCACGCTCTACGCACTGGCCTATGCCACCGGCGGCTGGGAGCCCGGCTGGGAAGGCCTGAAGGCGCTGCGGGAGCGGACCCTCGACGTCGACCTGCTGATGATCGTCGCCGCCCTGGGAGCCGCCGCGATCGGCCAGGTCATGGACGGCGCCCTGCTGATCGTCATCTTCGCGACCTCCGGCGCCCTGGAGGCCCTGGCCACCGCCCGCACCGCCGACTCCGTCCGCGGCCTCCTCGACCTGGCCCCCGCCACGGCCACCCGGCAGGACACGGAGGGCGGTGAACTGACCGTCCCCGTCGCGGAGTTGACCGTCGGCGACACCATCCTCGTACGCCCCGGAGAACGCGTCGGAGCCGACGGCCGCGTACTGGACGGCGTGAGCGAGGTCGACCAGGCGACCATCACCGGCGAACCGCTGCCCGCCCCGAAGGAAGCGGGGGACGAGGTTTTCGCCGGCACCCTCAACGGCACCGGCGCGCTGCGTGTACGGGTCGAACGGGACGCCGCCGACTCGGTGATCGCCAGGATCGTACGCATGGTCGAGGAGGCGTCCGAGACCAAGGCGCCGACCCAGCTGTTCATCGAGAAGGTCGAGCAGCGATACTCGCTGGGCATGGTCGCCGCCACCCTCGCCGTGTTCGCCGTACCCCTCGCCTTCGGCACCGACCTCACCGACGCCCTGCTGCGCGCCATGACCTTCATGATCGTGGCCTCGCCGTGCGCGGTCGTACTCGCCACCATGCCGCCGCTGCTCTCGGCCATCGCCAACGCCGGCCGACACGGCGTCCTGGTCAAGTCGGCGGTGGTGATGGAACGCCTGGCACAGGTCGACACCGTGGCCCTGGACAAGACCGGCACGCTCACCGAGGGGACGCCGAGGGTGACGGACGTACGACCGCTCCCCGGATCGGAACTGAGCGTGCCCCTGAGCCTGGCGGTGGGCTTGGTCCCTGCCCGGGCCGGGGGACTGGACGAGGACGGACTGCTGACGCTCGCGGCGGCGGCCGAGCAGTCGAGCGAGCACCCGCTGGGCCGGGCCGTGGTCGATGCGGCGCGGGAGCGCGGGCTCGCACTGTCCGTGGCGGAGGGCTTCGCGTCGACACCCGGAGTGGGCGTGACGGCGGTCGTGGACGGGCGCGTGGTCGCGGTGGGCGCGCCGGAACGACTGCTGGACGGGGGAGAGGTGACGGGCGGCTCGGCAACTGGCTTGCTGGTCAAGGAGGTTGAGGCGTCCGGCCGCACGGCGATCCTTGTCGTCGCCGACAACGTCCCGGTCGGAGTGCTCGGTCTCGCCGACCGGCCCCGTCCCGGGGCCGCCGCCACTGTCGTCGCGCTCACCGAACTCACCGGTACGGCACCCGTGTTGCTGACCGGCGACAATCCGCGTGCCGCCGCCCGACTGGCCGCCGAGGTCGGGATCGAGGACGTACGGGCCGGGCTGCTCCCCCAGCAGAAGCTGGACGCGGTACGGGAGTTGGAGGCGTCGGGACGCAGGGTCATGGTCGTCGGGGACGGTGTCAACGACGCCCCGGCGCTGGCCGCCGCCCACACCGGAGTGGCCATGGGCCGGGCGGGTTCCGACCTCGCGCTGGAGACCGCGGACGCGGTGGTCGTGCGGGACGAGCTCGCCACCGTGCCCGCCGTGATCGCCCTGGCGCGACAGGCCCGGCGTCTGGTGGCGCAGAACCTGATGATCGCCGGGGTGTGCATCGTGGGCCTCGTCGCGTGGGACCTGATCGGCACGCTGCCGCTCCCGCTCGGGGTCGCGGGCCACGAGGGCTCGACCGTCCTCGTCGGGCTCAATGGGCTGCGGCTGCTGAGGGAGGCCGCGTGGCAGGATGCGGTGAGCAGGTGA
- a CDS encoding AlkA N-terminal domain-containing protein, translating into MHTDTEHCVRAVRSKDARFDGWFFTAVLTTRIYCRPSCPVVPPKPENMTFYPSAAACQQAGFRACKRCRPDTSPGSPEWNQRADLVARAMRLIGDGIVDREGVPGLAARLGYSTRQVERQLLAELGAGPLALARAQRAQTARLLVETTALPMAEIAFAAGFSSIRTFNDTVREVFALSPSELRDRLPKSRAQAHQSGTSTAVSAPAALNLRLPFRAPLNPDNLFGHLAATAVPGVEEWRDGAYRRTLRLPYGHGIAALTPTPDHIACRLTLSDLRDLPVAISRCRRMLDLDADPVAVDEQLCTDPVLAPLVAKGPGRRVPRTVDEAEFAVRAVLGQQVSTAAARTHAARLVTAHGDPVDDPEGGLTHLFPTPRALAALDPESLAMPRTRRATFTTLVEQLADGTLHLGVESDWPEARARLLALPGFGPWTVDVIAMRALGDPDAFLPTDLGIRRAAQELGLPSTPAALTARAGAWRPWRAYAVQYLWATDSHPINFLPV; encoded by the coding sequence ATGCACACCGACACCGAGCACTGCGTACGAGCCGTGCGGTCCAAGGACGCGCGCTTCGACGGCTGGTTCTTCACGGCGGTCCTGACCACCCGGATCTACTGCAGACCCAGCTGTCCGGTGGTGCCGCCCAAGCCCGAGAACATGACCTTCTACCCGAGCGCGGCGGCCTGCCAGCAGGCGGGCTTCCGGGCCTGCAAGCGGTGCCGCCCCGACACCAGTCCCGGCTCGCCGGAGTGGAACCAGCGCGCCGACCTGGTGGCCCGTGCGATGCGGCTGATCGGCGACGGGATCGTGGACCGCGAGGGCGTCCCCGGCCTCGCGGCCCGTCTCGGCTACAGCACCCGCCAGGTCGAACGGCAACTCCTCGCCGAACTGGGCGCGGGACCGCTGGCCCTCGCCCGCGCCCAGCGCGCCCAGACGGCGCGGCTCCTCGTCGAGACGACCGCGCTGCCCATGGCGGAGATCGCCTTCGCGGCGGGCTTCTCCTCGATCCGCACCTTCAACGACACCGTCCGTGAGGTCTTCGCCCTCTCCCCGAGCGAGCTGCGCGACCGCCTCCCCAAGTCGCGCGCCCAAGCGCATCAGAGCGGCACGAGTACGGCCGTCAGCGCGCCGGCCGCGCTAAATCTCCGCCTCCCGTTCCGTGCCCCGCTGAACCCCGACAACCTCTTCGGCCACCTTGCCGCGACCGCCGTACCCGGCGTGGAGGAGTGGCGGGACGGCGCCTACCGCCGGACCCTGCGGCTCCCGTACGGACACGGCATCGCCGCCCTCACCCCGACCCCCGATCACATCGCGTGCCGGCTCACCCTCAGCGACCTGCGCGACCTGCCCGTCGCGATCAGCCGCTGCCGTCGGATGCTCGACCTGGACGCCGATCCGGTCGCGGTCGACGAGCAGTTGTGTACGGATCCCGTGCTGGCGCCCCTTGTCGCGAAGGGCCCGGGCCGACGCGTCCCCCGGACGGTCGACGAGGCGGAGTTCGCCGTACGGGCGGTGCTCGGCCAGCAGGTCTCCACGGCCGCCGCCCGCACTCACGCGGCCCGTCTCGTCACGGCGCACGGCGACCCGGTCGACGACCCGGAGGGCGGTCTCACGCATCTCTTCCCGACCCCGCGGGCGCTGGCCGCTCTCGACCCGGAGTCACTGGCCATGCCCCGTACCCGGCGGGCCACCTTCACCACCCTCGTCGAGCAACTCGCCGACGGCACCCTTCACTTGGGCGTCGAGAGTGACTGGCCGGAGGCTCGCGCCAGGCTCCTCGCTCTCCCCGGATTCGGTCCCTGGACGGTCGATGTCATCGCGATGCGTGCCCTCGGCGATCCCGACGCGTTTCTCCCCACGGACCTCGGAATCCGGCGCGCGGCCCAGGAGTTGGGCCTCCCGTCGACACCGGCCGCGCTGACCGCACGTGCGGGGGCGTGGCGGCCGTGGCGGGCGTACGCGGTCCAGTATCTGTGGGCGACGGACAGTCACCCGATCAACTTCCTCCCGGTATAA